CCTCTTTAGAGGTAAGTAGTTCACTCTACCTTTACTATAGAGTATTTGAGACCTTTTTCATTTAACAGATTATTGATCTTTTTAACAACAATTTCTCTACTATCAGAAAGGTTTTTAATTCCTCGAAATAAAATATATATATCTTGAGAATTATAACTTATTAAATCTTCTTGCCTGACGATCTTTTTTATTTCATTAATTAATTTTTCGTCAAAAGAAGAATGCATTTTAATCTCCACTAATAGGTGATCTTTATCTCTTTTAATTTTCTCAAGTTCAAGAACTATATCAAATAATTCTGTCGACAAAAGGTTACCATTTTTTTCGTAAAATGCTGATTGTTCTCCATTATTTACGATGGGTGGAGAGAATGGAAATTCTTTTGCATGACCAAAAATATCTTTGTATTCGTTGAATAAACTGTTAGCTTTTTCAAGTTCATTGTTTTCTGTGTAGAATTTAATCAATCTTAACCAACTATCTTCTCTTTGTGAATAATAAAAAGCTTTTTGAAAATAATAATGCGCATCTATTGGGTTATTCATTTTTTGGTGAATATTGCCCATTTCAATTAACATATCAACGTATATACGTTTTAAATATTCCCTTTTTTCTCTTACCCATTCTTCGTGAACGTTTTCTTGTAATAACTCACCTTTGTATAAACTAACCGCCTTTGAGAATAAAAACAAACGTCTATTGATTTCTTTCTCTTTAAACC
The Petrotoga miotherma DSM 10691 DNA segment above includes these coding regions:
- a CDS encoding AfsR/SARP family transcriptional regulator, whose translation is MLNIYMLGDFQIFLDDNPIENLKSRKAREILKYLILNRGQKVSVFDLYDLFWPGFDDESARQNLNTTLYYIRKNLGLSSDELTLQEDFCTFSKSKDIYIDFEEFLALSDEGFKEKEINRRLFLFSKAVSLYKGELLQENVHEEWVREKREYLKRIYVDMLIEMGNIHQKMNNPIDAHYYFQKAFYYSQREDSWLRLIKFYTENNELEKANSLFNEYKDIFGHAKEFPFSPPIVNNGEQSAFYEKNGNLLSTELFDIVLELEKIKRDKDHLLVEIKMHSSFDEKLINEIKKIVRQEDLISYNSQDIYILFRGIKNLSDSREIVVKKINNLLNEKGLKYSIVKVE